ATCCACCAGCTTGCGCGCCGCCTGCTCCTCCGCCTCCGCGCTGATGATGCGAGCGCGCCGCCCGCGCTCGGCCTCCGCCTGCCGGGCGATGGCGCGCACCATGCTCTCGTCGATATCCACCCGCTTGATCTCGACGTTTGTCACCTTGATGCCCCAGGCGTAGGTCTGGCTATCGAGGATCTCCTGGATATCCCGGTTGAGCTTGTCCCGTTCGGCCAGCATCTCGTCCAGCTCGTGCTTGCCCAGCACCGAACGCAAGGTGGTCTGGGCCAGCTGGCTCGTCGCCATCATGAAGTTTTCCACCTGGATGATCGCCCGGTCGGCATCCACCACCCGGAAATAGACCACCGCGTTCACCTTCACCGAGACGTTGTCCCGCGAGATCACGTCCTGGCTCGGCACGTCCAGCACGACGACGCGCAGGTCCACCCGCACCATCTGCTGAATGATGGGAATAAGCAGGATCAGCCCCGGCCCTCTTACGCCGGAAAAACGGCCAAGCGTGAACACCACGGCCCGTTCGTATTCTCTGAGGATGCGAATGGCGGAGGCCAGGATGAACAGCACCAAGAGGATGAGGAGACCATAGGTGATAAAATTATACATGGCTCAGCTCCTTCCCGGCGAAGGCGGCACCGGCGCGCCGGGTTCGGCAGCGGCCGCCTCCACGAACAGCACCAGCCCCTCGCGCCCCTGCACCCGCGCCACCTGCCCCGGCGCCAAGGGCTGGCTGGCATGGGCCTGCCAGCGCTCGCCCTGCCACAGCACCTCGCCTCTGTTGCCGGACCACCACAGAACCTGCGCCGTGGTGCCATGAAGCGCCGCATCGCCCATGGCGGCCCGGCGCCGGTGGGCCCGCCACCCCACCCGCGCCACCAGCGCCAGAAACCCCGCGCTCAGCACGGTGACCGCCAGCACCAGCCCGCGCGACAGGGCAAAGCCGGGCACCTCGGCATCGAACAGCAGCAGCGAGCCGACCGCGATGGCGGCGATGCCCCCTATTCCCAGAATGCCGAAGGAGGCGGCGTAGCCTTCCGCCACCAGCAGGCCGATGCCGGCCAGCAGCAGAAGGATGCCCGCAGTGTTGATGGGCAACAGGTTGAGCGCGAACAGCCCGACCAGCAGGCACAGCCCGCCGATGACGCCGGGCACGAACGTGCCGGGCGTGAGAAATTCGAAGATCAGACCATAGAGGCCGACCATCAGCAACAGGTAGGCGATGTTGGGGTCGGTGATGGCCCCAAGCGCGCGGGTGCGCCAGTCGGGCGCGAGTTCGACCAGCGCAAGGCCCGCTGTTTGCAGGCGCCGCCGCTCCTGCTCCACCAGCACCTCCCGGCCGTCGATCTGCGCCAGGAGGTCCGGCATATCCCGTGCAATGACGTCGATCACGCCCTGCTGGAGCGCGGCCTCGGCCGGCAGGCTGGCGGCCTCGCGTACCGCCTGCTCCGCCCAGTCGGCATTGCGGCCGCGCAGGTCGGCCAGGCTGCGGATATAGGCCACCGCATCGTTGATCGCCTTGCGCTCCCCCGCGCTGGGCGCGCTGCCCTGCTTGGTGTCGCCGTCGTCATCCGGTGCTCGGCCCCCGCCGCCACCCCCGCCGCCAATCGCCACGGGCGTCGCCGCGCCCACATTGGTGCCGGGAGCCATGGCAGCCACATGGCAAGCGTAGAGAATAAAGGTGCCGGCGCTTGCCGCCCGCGCGCCGCTGGGGCTCACATAGCAGGCAACCGGAATGGGCGAGGCGAGAATGTTGCGAATGATGGCGCGCATCACCGTGTCGAGCCCACCGGGCGTATCGATCCGCAGGATCAGCAGCGCAGCGCGACGGTCGCGCGCCGCCGCCATGCCCTTGGAGAGGTAATCAGCGGTCGCCGGGCCGATGGCGCCGTCAACATGCAGCGCCACGGCTTCGCCCGCACGCGAGGCCACGCCTTTGCTGCCTCCCTGTGCTGCGGCAAATCCTGCAGACAGCAGCAGGAGGGCAAGCGCCGCCAGCCCCCACCGCTGGCGAACCCACAGCGCCACCCTCGCGCGTGCCACGACCACAAGGCAGTTCCTCCGGCAATCGCGGGCATGCCCAGGGCTGGCCTCCCGCGCTCTGCGCCTGCCCTGTTTCGCGCCCGCTCCCTTTTGCGCCGCGACGCTGACTGGAGACGCAACACCGGCCGAAAAGGCGGCCATCGCCTGCCCCCGCTCAGAATACCAACGGCAGCCGCGGGCCGCTGTTCCCCATTTCATTTCGATGCGAAGGGCGCATGATCCCGCCCGCTTCAGCGCCGCCAGCCGGAAGGGCGCGCAGGCGCGCAAGAACGGCGCTTTCCGTTCAGCACCGGGCAGAATCAGCGTCCAGGGCGCGCGCCCTGATCTGTGTCGCCACTGCGAACTGGTCGCCATCGCCAGACTGCATCGGCATCACGCCGAAGCTCAGGTGAATGAAAAACAGCGAGGCTGTCGGGCAGCGATTCTGCGCCTTCTCGGCCGCCCGCTGCGCCAGTTCCTCGGTTGGGAACAGGGCGATGTGCGGGGAGTCGAACCGCAGGGATTTTGAAACCGGGCCGCGCGGGAGAGCACGGCATAATCCCTGGTCGCGCCGACAGCCGGGTCCGCCTGCGCCACGGCGACCAGCCCCACCTTCAGGGGATCGTCCGGCCGCCCCATGACAAGGTGTTCAATCCTGTCGAAATGCCCGGCAACCCAGTCGGCCAGCGCAACGCAGTCGAGTGGCCTTTGTCCCTGAAAGACGGCGGCCCACCGTTCATAGAAATGCAGTAGAAGATCGAGCGCATCCTGCTCCTGCAGGGGCGGTATTGGCCGCTTCTCTGTCCAGTTCAGCATAACGGTTGTGATCCTTTCAGGGGTAAGGGGCGTATAATCTCTAACCTTCCCATGCCTGTTCGATGCGGGGCATCAGATTGCGCCACCCTGCAGACGGGCCGTCATGGAACCGATCGCTCCGGCTTCGCTTGGGCAGACCTGCAACAGAAGCGGAAGCCATGAGCAACAACCACGGCTGGGGCTTTCGCGGCGGAAAGCCATTTTCTCCGGAACGAGGCCAGACCCGGAAACGAGGCCAGACCAAGGCCTGCTGCCGCGTGATTTTCTGAGAATGATTTTTCGGGGGGTGATCTTTTGCAGAAATGTCGGAGACAAGGTTTCGCTTCCCT
The window above is part of the Pedomonas mirosovicensis genome. Proteins encoded here:
- a CDS encoding slipin family protein — translated: MYNFITYGLLILLVLFILASAIRILREYERAVVFTLGRFSGVRGPGLILLIPIIQQMVRVDLRVVVLDVPSQDVISRDNVSVKVNAVVYFRVVDADRAIIQVENFMMATSQLAQTTLRSVLGKHELDEMLAERDKLNRDIQEILDSQTYAWGIKVTNVEIKRVDIDESMVRAIARQAEAERGRRARIISAEAEEQAARKLVDAATMLAAVPEAMQLRYLSTLQDIASEKSSTIVFPLPINMLQALAGGGQASAPPPPSSSSSSPSPPADAPERGDGRRSL
- a CDS encoding NfeD family protein, whose translation is MARARVALWVRQRWGLAALALLLLSAGFAAAQGGSKGVASRAGEAVALHVDGAIGPATADYLSKGMAAARDRRAALLILRIDTPGGLDTVMRAIIRNILASPIPVACYVSPSGARAASAGTFILYACHVAAMAPGTNVGAATPVAIGGGGGGGGRAPDDDGDTKQGSAPSAGERKAINDAVAYIRSLADLRGRNADWAEQAVREAASLPAEAALQQGVIDVIARDMPDLLAQIDGREVLVEQERRRLQTAGLALVELAPDWRTRALGAITDPNIAYLLLMVGLYGLIFEFLTPGTFVPGVIGGLCLLVGLFALNLLPINTAGILLLLAGIGLLVAEGYAASFGILGIGGIAAIAVGSLLLFDAEVPGFALSRGLVLAVTVLSAGFLALVARVGWRAHRRRAAMGDAALHGTTAQVLWWSGNRGEVLWQGERWQAHASQPLAPGQVARVQGREGLVLFVEAAAAEPGAPVPPSPGRS